The DNA sequence TAAAGAATCTAAGGTACGGAGTTCAATCGAATCTAGAAATTCAGGCTCATAGTAGATCACAGGTTCTTTTATATCACTTTCATTTTTAAAGTTTCTCTGATAAAGAACCTTCCCCGATATTGAATAATTAGTATGATCAAAGTATATATTTTTTGCCAAAATAGCATATTCCATCATTTCTTCTAATAATTCAAAATTAATAAAAAACGTTCGTTCTATATTACTTATTAAAGTTCTATTTGCATTCTCAAACATTCCGGTAGACTTAATATTTTTAGAGTTTCTGTTTACTGTTTCTATATCTACTGTAAAACTATGTCCGTCTGTATTAATATCATGCTCTATGGACATTTTATTAATTTTATCCCATTCATCTTGTAAATGTTTTTTTGCGTATTGTATTCCTGAACTAGCATTGTAATAAGCTTTAACTCCATCGCCGTACCCTTTTGCTATTTGAGAATTAACAAAAACTATATCTAATAAAAATTTACCCAACAGTGATAAAATCATTAAAATCACGAGACTCATAATAAGTACAGACCCACATTGATTATTTCTTAATTTATTAAACAATAAATTTTCCTCATTTCATCAGTTTCTAGGTAAAACATTAGTATTATATGTTTGAACTTTACCGTAATTTTTTACACTTAATGTAATTGATAAAAGATCCCAGTGACTAGAAGTGTTCTCAACTTTTACTAATCTTCCATTTCTCATCTGTTTTTTTGTAAACTGAAGATCACAAATATTAGATGCAACTGGTAAATTGAATTCATTCTTAATATCAGTTCCACATAGATAAAAAATATTTCTACCCTCTAACAACAAATAATTATCAGAACTAA is a window from the Natranaerobius trueperi genome containing:
- a CDS encoding pilus assembly PilX N-terminal domain-containing protein, translating into MFNKLRNNQCGSVLIMSLVILMILSLLGKFLLDIVFVNSQIAKGYGDGVKAYYNASSGIQYAKKHLQDEWDKINKMSIEHDINTDGHSFTVDIETVNRNSKNIKSTGMFENANRTLISNIERTFFINFELLEEMMEYAILAKNIYFDHTNYSISGKVLYQRNFKNESDIKEPVIYYEPEFLDSIELRTLDSLDIKQYDGENESIELNYGDLYLDYIPHDPYFLIVLEDSNENGNITIQEGVLEKYQDNTLVILAAGKIFVEENNLQSINSEGYTLLYSEERGTGIKLLGDNIAINGSLIAPKGDIVGKNISRLRINNLNLNYSPLYKLETTDFKYHIRRN
- a CDS encoding PilW family protein, translating into MRKSYNHLKNEKGYTLVELLATTILIGIVTISILSIFSQGIKSWYIATDSVEIQQNSRYVMNQMVETIRELDKDKLEISSDNYLLLEGRNIFYLCGTDIKNEFNLPVASNICDLQFTKKQMRNGRLVKVENTSSHWDLLSITLSVKNYGKVQTYNTNVLPRN